GAATGAAGGCTTAGAGTTCTTCTTTACGCATCAAGAGGAAACAAAGATCGGATTGACGATTGAGTGCAATAAGCACCTGCGGTCTGACCAGCTCTGTTTTGTTAAGTCTCCAGACTGCACGTTCTGCACGGCGAATCGTTGTACGTGCCAAGTCAAGTGCCGCACCGCCGACAGTATCGCCTGCGATCAAGAATGCCGTAAGCGGAGGAAGCTCTGCTTCAATGGTGTCTATCGTCGAATCGAGAACAGCAATATGTGCTTCGTCCGTAATATATGCTGCTTCACCCGTGCTGGCAAGCTCAGCCATCATAGACATATTCATTTTTTGGAGTGCAAAGATCGTTGCTTTGACTTCTTCGTTTTTGCAATTTGCTCTTGCCATACCGAGAACAGAGTTGACTTCATCAACAAGACCGTATGCTTCTACACGCAAACAATCTTTATCAACTCTCTCACCTGTGAACAAACTTGTTTTACCTTTATCGCCTGTTTTAGTAGATACACCCATCGTATATCCCTCCTATTCTTTGTATCTTTGTGCAAGCGCGTGATAATCGAGCGCAGATTTGCGGAGCATCTCGACTTCTTCGTCCGTGATCTGACGAACGACTTTACCCGGGATACCCATGACCATCGAGCGAGGCGGAATCTTCGCACGTTCGGTTACGACCGAGCCTGCAGCAATGATCGAGTTTTCTCCTACTTCTGCGTACGAAAGAACAACAGCACCCATACCGATCAAGCAGTTGTTACCGATCGTACAACCGTGTACGATCGCACCATGACCGACGGTAACGTAATCGCCAACGATACACGGCCAGTCATGCATGATATGGAGCGTAGAAT
This genomic window from Selenomonadales bacterium contains:
- a CDS encoding cob(I)yrinic acid a,c-diamide adenosyltransferase, translating into MGVSTKTGDKGKTSLFTGERVDKDCLRVEAYGLVDEVNSVLGMARANCKNEEVKATIFALQKMNMSMMAELASTGEAAYITDEAHIAVLDSTIDTIEAELPPLTAFLIAGDTVGGAALDLARTTIRRAERAVWRLNKTELVRPQVLIALNRQSDLCFLLMRKEEL
- a CDS encoding gamma carbonic anhydrase family protein, translating into MSEKGLQKGTILPYMDTKPTIDETAFIAQGVRVIGDVTIKEGANIWYNTVLRGDEHPIVIGKYTNIQDNSTLHIMHDWPCIVGDYVTVGHGAIVHGCTIGNNCLIGMGAVVLSYAEVGENSIIAAGSVVTERAKIPPRSMVMGIPGKVVRQITDEEVEMLRKSALDYHALAQRYKE